From the Martelella mediterranea DSM 17316 genome, one window contains:
- a CDS encoding lysozyme inhibitor LprI family protein has protein sequence MKAFGLSLAAALMLAGSTFAQDEQVKYSDAPTADCLAAADTADAMRVCIGLATAQCVDASDYGSTTVGMMECTAKEADFWDAKLNATYKELMARAEKFDKMNADDPRIVEKIADSLRDMQRAWIPYRDATCTFQYALGMGGTIASTLSSNCQLEMTAEQYIYLATAWQEN, from the coding sequence ATGAAGGCGTTTGGTTTGAGTTTGGCGGCGGCATTGATGCTGGCCGGATCGACTTTCGCTCAGGATGAACAGGTCAAGTATTCCGACGCGCCGACGGCGGATTGCCTTGCGGCGGCCGATACGGCGGATGCGATGCGCGTCTGTATCGGGCTTGCGACGGCACAATGCGTCGATGCCTCGGATTATGGCTCGACCACCGTCGGCATGATGGAATGTACGGCCAAGGAAGCCGACTTCTGGGACGCGAAGCTGAACGCGACCTACAAGGAGCTGATGGCGCGTGCCGAAAAATTCGACAAGATGAACGCGGACGATCCGCGCATCGTGGAAAAGATCGCCGACAGCCTGCGCGACATGCAGCGCGCCTGGATCCCCTATCGCGACGCGACCTGCACCTTTCAGTATGCGCTCGGCATGGGCGGCACGATCGCCTCGACGCTGTCTTCGAACTGCCAGCTGGAGATGACGGCGGAGCAGTATATCTATCTCGCGACCGCGTGGCAGGAGAACTGA
- a CDS encoding GNAT family N-acetyltransferase: MLIRDAVEADLPAILEIYNDAVINSTAIWNEIVVDLDNRQTWLVARRAKGFPVLVAERDGVVLGYASYGDWRAFDGYRHTVEHSVYVRSDMRGGGIGRALMEALLAYAKKAGVHAMIAAIEAGNAGSIALHEKLGFFHTGRYPEVGTKFGRWLDLVTMQYLFAE; encoded by the coding sequence ATGCTGATACGCGATGCCGTGGAGGCCGATCTTCCGGCCATTCTCGAGATTTACAACGACGCCGTCATAAATTCGACCGCGATCTGGAACGAGATCGTGGTCGATCTCGACAACCGCCAGACCTGGCTGGTCGCGCGCCGCGCCAAGGGCTTTCCGGTCCTTGTTGCCGAACGCGACGGCGTGGTCCTCGGCTATGCGAGCTATGGCGACTGGCGCGCCTTTGACGGCTATCGCCACACCGTGGAGCATTCCGTCTATGTGCGCAGCGATATGCGCGGCGGCGGTATCGGCCGGGCGCTGATGGAGGCTTTGCTCGCCTATGCCAAAAAGGCGGGCGTTCATGCGATGATCGCCGCCATCGAGGCCGGTAATGCGGGCTCCATCGCGCTGCATGAAAAGCTCGGCTTCTTCCACACCGGCCGCTACCCTGAGGTCGGCACCAAGTTCGGCCGCTGGCTCGACCTCGTCACGATGCAGTATCTGTTTGCGGAGTAG